In Rahnella sikkimica, the following are encoded in one genomic region:
- the crp gene encoding cAMP-activated global transcriptional regulator CRP — protein sequence MVLGKPQTDPTLEWFLSHCHIHKYPSKSTLIHQGEKAETLYYIVKGSVAVLIKDEEGKEMILSYLNQGDFIGELGLFEEGQERSAWVRAKTACEVAEISYKKFRQLIQVNPDILMRLSAQMANRLQVTSEKVGNLAFLDVTGRIAQTLLNLAKQPDAMTHPDGMQIKITRQEIGQIVGCSRETVGRILKMLEDQSLISAHGKTIVVYGTR from the coding sequence ATGGTTCTCGGCAAGCCACAAACAGACCCGACTCTCGAATGGTTCCTTTCTCACTGTCATATACATAAGTATCCTTCTAAAAGTACGCTGATTCACCAGGGTGAAAAAGCCGAAACGCTGTACTACATCGTGAAAGGGTCGGTTGCCGTCCTGATTAAAGATGAAGAAGGCAAAGAAATGATACTGTCATACCTTAACCAAGGTGACTTCATCGGCGAGCTGGGACTCTTCGAAGAAGGGCAGGAACGCAGTGCCTGGGTTCGTGCTAAAACTGCCTGCGAAGTGGCTGAAATTTCTTATAAAAAATTCCGCCAGCTGATTCAGGTTAACCCGGATATTCTGATGCGTCTTTCCGCGCAGATGGCAAACCGTCTGCAAGTGACGTCAGAGAAAGTCGGCAACCTTGCCTTCCTCGACGTAACAGGCCGTATCGCGCAAACTTTGCTTAATCTGGCTAAACAGCCTGATGCAATGACCCATCCGGACGGGATGCAAATCAAGATCACCCGTCAGGAAATCGGCCAAATCGTCGGTTGTTCACGTGAAACAGTCGGACGTATTCTCAAAATGCTGGAAGATCAGAGCCTGATCTCCGCACACGGTAAAACGATTGTCGTTTACGGCACACGTTAA
- a CDS encoding OsmC family protein produces MHARVKWVEGLTFLGESASGHQITMDGNAGDKAPSPMEMLLMSAGGCSAIDVVSILQKGRNDVRDCEVKLTSQRREEAPRLFTHINLHFIVTGKDLTDKIVERAVSLSAEKYCSVSLMLGKAATITHSFEVVNAE; encoded by the coding sequence ATGCACGCACGCGTAAAATGGGTAGAAGGGCTGACGTTTTTAGGCGAGTCAGCGTCGGGCCATCAGATCACAATGGATGGCAATGCGGGCGACAAAGCCCCGAGCCCGATGGAAATGTTGCTGATGTCAGCGGGCGGTTGCAGTGCGATTGACGTGGTGTCTATTTTGCAGAAAGGCCGTAACGACGTGCGTGACTGCGAAGTGAAACTGACGTCTCAGCGCCGCGAAGAAGCACCGCGTCTGTTCACGCACATCAACCTGCATTTCATCGTCACCGGCAAAGACCTGACGGATAAAATTGTGGAACGCGCGGTCAGCCTGTCTGCGGAAAAATACTGCTCCGTTTCCCTGATGCTGGGCAAAGCCGCGACGATCACCCACAGTTTTGAAGTGGTGAACGCCGAATAA
- the argD gene encoding bifunctional acetylornithine/succinyldiaminopimelate transaminase: MAEKAAVNRGTFDKVILPVYSPAKFIPVKGKGSRVWDQQGNEYVDFAGGIAVTALGHCHPALVKALHEQGETLWHVSNVFTNEPALRLAQKLIDATFADRVFFANSGAEANEAAFKLARYYASHRHSPYKSKIIAFHNAFHGRTLFTVSVGGQPKYSDGFGPKPADIVHVPFNDLDAVKAVIDDHTCAIVVEPVQGEGGVMPATQEFLQGLRELCDKHQALLVLDEVQSGMGRSGKLFSYMHYGVTPDILTTAKALGGGFPVSAMLATEEVASVMEPGKHGTTYGGNPLACAVAEAALDIINTPEVLAGINERREKFISALDAINQKYPIFKEFRGQGLLIGAELSDAFKNRAGEFHAAAAEFGLMMLVAGPNVMRFAPSLVIDFADIEEGMGRFEKAVAKVTGA, encoded by the coding sequence ATGGCAGAAAAAGCAGCGGTTAACCGGGGCACGTTCGATAAAGTAATTTTGCCGGTTTATTCACCCGCGAAATTTATTCCGGTGAAAGGCAAAGGCAGCCGCGTGTGGGATCAGCAGGGTAACGAATATGTTGATTTCGCGGGCGGGATTGCGGTGACCGCGCTGGGCCATTGCCATCCGGCGCTGGTGAAAGCGTTACACGAACAGGGCGAAACCCTGTGGCATGTGAGCAACGTTTTCACCAACGAACCGGCGCTGCGTCTGGCGCAGAAACTGATCGACGCGACCTTTGCTGACCGCGTATTTTTTGCCAACTCCGGCGCAGAAGCCAACGAAGCCGCATTCAAACTCGCGCGCTATTACGCTTCGCATCGCCACAGCCCGTACAAAAGCAAGATTATCGCTTTCCATAACGCCTTCCACGGGCGCACGTTGTTTACCGTGTCCGTCGGCGGCCAGCCAAAATATTCCGATGGCTTTGGCCCGAAACCGGCTGACATCGTGCATGTCCCGTTCAACGATCTGGACGCGGTAAAAGCGGTCATCGATGACCATACCTGCGCCATTGTTGTGGAGCCGGTTCAGGGCGAAGGCGGTGTAATGCCTGCCACTCAGGAATTCCTGCAAGGTCTGCGCGAGCTTTGCGACAAACATCAGGCGCTGCTGGTGCTCGATGAAGTTCAGAGCGGCATGGGCCGCAGCGGTAAGTTGTTCAGCTACATGCATTACGGCGTGACGCCGGATATTCTGACCACGGCAAAAGCTCTGGGCGGCGGGTTCCCTGTCAGCGCCATGCTGGCAACGGAAGAGGTCGCGTCGGTGATGGAACCGGGTAAACACGGCACCACCTACGGCGGTAACCCGCTGGCCTGCGCCGTCGCCGAAGCTGCGCTGGATATCATCAATACGCCTGAAGTGCTGGCCGGTATTAACGAACGCCGCGAGAAATTCATCAGCGCGCTGGATGCCATCAACCAGAAATACCCGATCTTCAAAGAATTCCGCGGCCAGGGGCTGCTGATAGGGGCTGAACTGTCGGACGCCTTCAAAAACCGCGCCGGAGAGTTTCATGCCGCCGCCGCTGAGTTCGGGTTGATGATGCTGGTGGCGGGCCCGAATGTGATGCGGTTTGCACCATCACTGGTGATCGACTTCGCGGATATTGAAGAAGGGATGGGGCGCTTTGAGAAAGCGGTAGCAAAAGTTACAGGGGCTTAG
- a CDS encoding YccS/YhfK family putative transporter, which yields MTLWRRLFYHPEVNYALRQTLVLCLPVGICWLFGNLQMGLLFSLCPACCNVAGLDTPHKRFFKRLIIGGSLFAVSSILMQVMLENWHIPLPLIMLTLALLLGVTGEISPLHARLLPGALVATIFTLSMVGVRPMWQAPALFAAGTAWYGLFNWAWFRISEEQPMRETLSQLYLQLADYFEAKYSLLTQHTDPETALPPLLKRQQQVIDLIALLYQQLHMLPQHGHHHHHKRLFQRFQVALDLQEHITVSLHQPEEVQKLVEESHAEAVIRRNAQVISARLRVIADDILYHRLSERFTMANELAALEKIAAQNPQNPVGQFCYYHFSRIARLLRTQRPLYRRDLMNSQPRLPFWPAVKSYLSFKSSALRNAARLGLILAIGSSLGLFFNLPKPYWILLTIMLVSQNGYNATRVRIQHRALGTLAGLLIAAGLLKLEMPEGITLICMLVVTLISYTVLRKNYGLAMVGMTVTAVYTLQLLAMNGIHFLVPRLIDTLIGCALAFGGTIWLWPQWQSGLMRQNAHQALETYQNAIRLILQENPDASKLAYTRMQVNQAHNKLFTSLSQAMQEPGFNSHYLADMRLWVTHSQFVVEHINAMTILAREHYMLPEKLATEYLQTCEIALQSCQQRLLYDGPGSENSLFNAPELHPDMPLTEMERHLRRVISHLSVMHTISSLAWKQRPHHGVWLTRRA from the coding sequence ATGACGCTATGGCGAAGACTGTTTTATCATCCCGAAGTTAACTACGCGCTGCGCCAGACGCTGGTGTTATGCCTGCCTGTCGGTATTTGCTGGCTGTTTGGCAATCTGCAAATGGGTCTGCTGTTTTCCTTGTGCCCGGCCTGTTGCAACGTCGCCGGTCTCGATACTCCGCACAAACGCTTCTTTAAACGCCTGATTATCGGCGGCTCGTTGTTTGCCGTCAGCAGTATTCTGATGCAGGTCATGCTGGAAAACTGGCACATTCCCCTGCCGCTCATCATGTTAACGCTGGCTTTGCTGCTCGGCGTCACCGGCGAAATCAGCCCGCTGCACGCACGCTTATTGCCCGGCGCGCTGGTGGCCACCATCTTTACGCTGAGTATGGTCGGTGTGAGGCCGATGTGGCAGGCACCCGCGCTGTTTGCTGCGGGTACCGCCTGGTACGGGCTGTTTAACTGGGCGTGGTTCCGTATTTCCGAAGAACAGCCGATGCGCGAAACGCTCAGTCAGCTGTATTTGCAACTGGCGGATTATTTCGAAGCCAAGTACAGCCTGCTGACGCAACACACCGATCCGGAAACCGCCCTTCCGCCACTGCTCAAACGCCAGCAGCAGGTTATCGATCTGATTGCGTTGCTGTATCAGCAACTGCACATGCTGCCGCAGCACGGGCATCATCATCACCACAAGCGGCTGTTCCAGCGTTTTCAGGTTGCGCTCGATTTGCAGGAACACATCACGGTCAGCCTGCATCAGCCGGAAGAAGTCCAGAAACTGGTGGAAGAAAGCCATGCCGAAGCGGTGATCCGCCGGAATGCGCAGGTAATTTCCGCCCGTCTGCGCGTGATTGCGGACGATATTCTCTACCATCGCCTTTCCGAACGCTTCACCATGGCGAATGAGTTGGCAGCGCTGGAAAAAATTGCGGCGCAGAACCCGCAGAATCCGGTCGGCCAGTTCTGTTATTACCATTTCAGCCGTATCGCGCGACTGCTGCGGACGCAGCGTCCGCTGTATCGCCGCGATCTGATGAACTCCCAGCCGCGCCTGCCGTTCTGGCCTGCGGTAAAAAGCTATCTGTCTTTTAAATCTTCCGCCCTGCGCAATGCCGCACGTCTGGGGCTGATTCTGGCGATCGGCAGCAGCCTCGGGCTGTTCTTCAATCTGCCGAAACCCTACTGGATATTGCTGACCATCATGCTGGTCAGCCAGAACGGTTATAACGCCACGCGTGTGCGTATCCAGCACCGTGCGCTCGGCACGCTGGCCGGTCTGCTGATTGCCGCCGGATTGCTGAAACTGGAGATGCCGGAAGGCATCACGCTGATTTGTATGCTGGTGGTGACGCTGATTTCCTACACGGTACTGCGCAAAAACTACGGGCTGGCGATGGTCGGGATGACGGTCACCGCCGTTTATACATTGCAGTTGCTGGCAATGAACGGCATCCATTTTCTGGTGCCGCGACTTATCGACACATTGATTGGCTGTGCGCTGGCCTTCGGCGGCACCATCTGGCTGTGGCCGCAATGGCAAAGTGGCCTGATGCGACAGAATGCCCATCAGGCGCTGGAAACGTATCAGAACGCCATCCGGCTTATCCTGCAGGAAAACCCTGACGCGTCGAAACTCGCGTACACCCGGATGCAGGTCAATCAGGCGCACAACAAGCTCTTCACCTCGCTGAGCCAGGCGATGCAGGAACCGGGTTTTAACTCGCACTATCTGGCGGATATGCGTTTGTGGGTCACGCACAGTCAGTTTGTCGTTGAGCACATCAACGCGATGACGATTCTCGCCCGCGAGCATTACATGCTGCCGGAGAAGCTGGCGACGGAGTATTTACAGACCTGCGAAATTGCGCTGCAAAGCTGTCAGCAACGGCTGCTGTACGACGGCCCCGGCAGCGAGAACAGCCTGTTTAATGCGCCGGAGCTGCACCCTGACATGCCGCTGACCGAAATGGAGCGTCACCTGCGCAGGGTGATTTCGCATCTGAGTGTGATGCATACCATTTCGTCACTGGCGTGGAAGCAGAGGCCACACCACGGGGTCTGGCTGACGCGGCGGGCGTAA
- a CDS encoding FGGY-family carbohydrate kinase, which translates to MKVSSGEYWLGIDCGGTYLKAGLYDHAGQESGVCRQSLPVLSDHPGWAERDMPALWASCASCIAALLRQQNVSGAQVKGIGISAQGKGLFLLDKAGNPLGRGILSSDRRAGDVISAWQRDGLHQQIYPLTRQALWAGHPVSLLRWIKLHQPERYQQIGTVMMAHDYLRYCLTGERGCEETNISESNLYHMANGGYDARLAEMLGIAEISAALPPVVGSAEICGTVTPDVAALTGLTAGTPVVGGLFDVVSTALCAGLHDEFTLNAVMGTWAVTSGISAEMGERENHPYVYGRYAGGEGFLIHEASPTSSANLEWLNRQTGGMAFDEINRAVSALPKAGTDVLFLPFLYGSNQGAEMTAGFYGLQSLHHRGHLLQAVYEGVVFSHMTHLNRMLERFPQAKTLRVTGGPARSEIWMQMLADVSGMPVERPQIEETGCLGAALAAMVGTGVYATFAQAQRHLHFAVKRLEPDAGAQMAYQKKSQRYQFLIDALGGYHARCAAADSQGKPHHD; encoded by the coding sequence ATGAAAGTTTCATCCGGAGAATACTGGTTAGGGATCGACTGCGGCGGCACCTATCTCAAGGCGGGATTGTACGATCACGCAGGGCAGGAATCCGGCGTTTGCCGCCAGTCCCTGCCGGTGCTGAGCGACCATCCCGGCTGGGCCGAGCGTGACATGCCTGCGCTGTGGGCGTCATGTGCCAGTTGTATTGCCGCCCTGCTGCGCCAGCAAAACGTCAGCGGTGCGCAGGTGAAAGGCATCGGCATTTCGGCGCAAGGCAAAGGATTATTCCTGCTGGATAAAGCCGGAAATCCGCTGGGCAGGGGGATTTTGTCCTCCGACCGCCGCGCCGGTGATGTGATCAGCGCCTGGCAGCGTGACGGTTTACACCAGCAAATCTATCCGCTGACCCGGCAGGCGCTGTGGGCCGGGCATCCGGTGTCATTACTGCGCTGGATAAAACTGCATCAGCCGGAGCGTTATCAGCAAATCGGCACGGTAATGATGGCGCACGATTATCTGCGTTATTGCCTGACCGGCGAGCGTGGATGCGAAGAAACCAACATTTCCGAATCCAATCTGTATCACATGGCGAACGGCGGTTACGACGCCCGGCTGGCTGAAATGCTGGGGATTGCCGAAATCAGCGCGGCGTTGCCGCCGGTGGTCGGTTCGGCGGAAATCTGCGGAACCGTGACGCCAGACGTCGCGGCGCTGACCGGATTAACCGCCGGAACGCCGGTGGTAGGCGGATTATTCGATGTGGTCTCTACCGCGCTTTGCGCCGGACTTCACGACGAATTCACCCTGAATGCGGTGATGGGTACGTGGGCGGTCACCAGCGGAATATCAGCGGAAATGGGCGAGCGGGAAAATCATCCGTACGTTTATGGCCGCTACGCCGGGGGCGAAGGTTTTCTTATTCACGAAGCCAGCCCGACATCTTCCGCCAATCTCGAATGGCTGAACCGGCAAACCGGCGGCATGGCGTTTGACGAGATTAACCGCGCCGTCAGCGCCCTGCCCAAAGCTGGGACCGACGTTCTGTTCCTGCCCTTCCTTTATGGCAGCAATCAGGGTGCGGAAATGACCGCCGGATTCTACGGTCTGCAATCGTTGCATCATCGCGGCCATTTGTTGCAGGCGGTGTACGAGGGCGTGGTGTTCAGCCATATGACGCACCTTAACCGAATGCTCGAACGCTTTCCGCAGGCAAAAACACTGCGCGTGACCGGCGGACCGGCGCGTTCTGAGATCTGGATGCAGATGCTGGCCGACGTCAGCGGAATGCCGGTGGAGCGCCCTCAGATCGAAGAAACCGGCTGTCTGGGCGCGGCGCTGGCGGCGATGGTCGGCACCGGCGTCTATGCGACTTTTGCGCAAGCCCAGCGTCATCTGCACTTTGCCGTGAAGCGTCTGGAACCCGACGCCGGTGCGCAGATGGCCTATCAGAAAAAATCACAACGTTACCAGTTCCTGATCGACGCACTGGGCGGTTACCACGCCCGCTGCGCGGCGGCTGACTCACAGGGAAAACCTCATCATGACTAA
- the araD gene encoding L-ribulose-5-phosphate 4-epimerase has protein sequence MLEQLKQAVLEANLALPAYHLVTFTWGNVSAVDREKGLVVIKPSGVEYTDMEASDMVVVDLHTGERIEGDKNPSSDTATHLALYRQFPEIGGIVHTHSRHATIWSQAGLDLPAWGTTHADYFYGNIPCTRRMTEAEINGAYELETGNVIIETFLARGLDAMQVPAVLVHSHGPFAWGKNAADAVHNAVVLEECAYMGIFSRQLTPALGDMQKPLMDKHYLRKHGKNAYYGQLK, from the coding sequence ATGTTAGAACAGCTGAAACAGGCCGTACTGGAAGCCAATCTGGCGCTGCCCGCGTATCATCTGGTGACGTTTACCTGGGGCAACGTCAGCGCGGTTGACCGCGAAAAAGGGCTGGTGGTGATCAAACCGTCGGGCGTGGAATATACCGACATGGAAGCCTCCGATATGGTCGTCGTCGATCTGCACACCGGCGAACGCATTGAAGGCGACAAAAATCCGTCGTCGGATACCGCCACGCATCTGGCGCTTTACCGGCAGTTTCCGGAAATCGGCGGCATTGTGCATACGCATTCCCGCCACGCGACAATCTGGTCGCAGGCCGGGCTGGATTTGCCGGCATGGGGCACCACGCACGCCGATTATTTCTACGGCAATATTCCCTGCACGCGCCGGATGACCGAAGCAGAAATCAACGGCGCGTACGAACTGGAAACCGGCAACGTCATTATCGAAACCTTCCTGGCGCGGGGTCTGGACGCCATGCAGGTTCCGGCGGTTCTGGTGCATTCTCACGGGCCGTTCGCCTGGGGGAAAAATGCCGCCGACGCCGTGCATAACGCCGTCGTGCTGGAGGAATGCGCCTACATGGGCATATTCTCCCGCCAGCTGACGCCTGCACTCGGCGATATGCAAAAGCCGCTGATGGACAAACATTACCTGCGCAAACACGGGAAAAACGCCTATTACGGACAACTGAAATAA
- a CDS encoding phosphoribulokinase, which translates to MSAKHPVIAVTGSSGAGTTTTSLAFRKIFQQLGLRAAELEGDSFHHFTRPEMDAAIRKARDLGRHISYFGPEANDFGLLEKSFIEYGKTGTGRSRKYLHTYDEAVPYNQVPGTFTPWQALPEPTDILFYEGLHGGVVSDKTDVAAHVDLLVGVVPIVNLEWIQKLVRDTGERGHSREAVMDSVVRSMDDYINYITPQFSRTHINFQRVPTIDTSNPFAAKAIPSLDESFVVIHFQGLDDIDFPYLLAMLQGSFISHIKTLVVPGGKMGLAMELIMAPLVQRLMEGKKIE; encoded by the coding sequence ATGTCAGCCAAACACCCTGTTATTGCCGTTACCGGTTCGAGCGGTGCAGGCACCACCACCACCAGTCTGGCATTTCGGAAAATATTCCAACAGCTTGGCCTGCGCGCCGCCGAGCTGGAAGGCGACAGTTTCCACCATTTCACCCGCCCGGAAATGGACGCGGCCATCCGCAAAGCCCGCGACCTCGGGCGTCATATCAGCTACTTCGGGCCGGAAGCCAACGACTTCGGTTTACTGGAAAAAAGCTTTATCGAATACGGCAAAACCGGCACAGGCCGTTCGCGCAAATATCTGCATACTTATGACGAAGCCGTTCCGTACAATCAGGTGCCGGGGACGTTTACGCCGTGGCAGGCATTGCCGGAACCGACGGACATTTTATTCTACGAAGGCCTGCACGGCGGTGTGGTATCCGACAAAACGGACGTCGCGGCGCATGTCGATTTGCTGGTCGGCGTGGTGCCCATCGTTAACCTGGAATGGATCCAGAAACTGGTGCGTGATACCGGCGAGCGCGGGCATTCCCGTGAAGCGGTGATGGATTCCGTGGTGCGTTCGATGGACGACTACATCAACTACATCACGCCGCAATTTTCCCGCACGCACATTAACTTCCAGCGCGTGCCAACCATCGACACCTCCAACCCGTTTGCCGCGAAAGCCATTCCTTCGCTGGATGAAAGCTTCGTGGTGATTCATTTTCAGGGACTGGATGACATTGATTTCCCGTATCTGCTGGCAATGTTGCAGGGCTCGTTTATCTCGCACATCAAAACGCTGGTGGTGCCGGGCGGCAAAATGGGGCTGGCGATGGAGCTGATTATGGCGCCGCTGGTGCAGCGCCTGATGGAAGGGAAGAAAATCGAGTAA
- the ulaD gene encoding 3-keto-L-gulonate-6-phosphate decarboxylase UlaD, with product MTKPLLQLALDHTDLPAALRTAKALKNHVDIIEAGTILCLCEGLHAVEMLRELCPDKILVADLKVADAGETLALEAFKAGADWMTVICAAPLATVIKAHDVAKTHQGEIQIELFGNWTMQDARDWHAAGIRQAIYHRGRDAQASGQTWGQQDLDRMKQLSDIGLRLSVTGGITPADLPLFRDIDVQAFIAGRALSDATQPAQVAQAFHQQIGAIWGATA from the coding sequence ATGACTAAACCTCTTCTCCAGCTGGCGCTGGATCATACCGACCTTCCGGCCGCGCTGCGCACCGCGAAGGCGCTGAAAAATCACGTCGACATCATCGAGGCGGGCACCATTTTGTGTCTCTGCGAAGGGTTACACGCCGTGGAAATGCTGCGTGAACTTTGCCCGGACAAGATTCTGGTGGCCGACCTGAAAGTCGCCGACGCCGGAGAAACGCTGGCGCTGGAGGCGTTTAAAGCCGGGGCCGACTGGATGACGGTGATTTGTGCCGCGCCGCTGGCGACGGTCATCAAAGCGCACGATGTGGCGAAAACGCATCAGGGCGAAATCCAGATAGAACTCTTCGGCAACTGGACGATGCAGGATGCGCGCGACTGGCACGCGGCCGGGATCCGTCAGGCGATTTATCACCGCGGGCGCGACGCGCAGGCCAGCGGACAAACCTGGGGGCAGCAGGATCTGGATCGTATGAAACAGCTGTCGGATATCGGCCTGCGCCTTTCCGTCACCGGCGGCATCACGCCTGCAGATTTGCCACTGTTCCGCGATATCGACGTGCAGGCGTTTATCGCCGGACGCGCGTTATCCGACGCAACGCAACCTGCGCAGGTCGCGCAGGCGTTTCACCAGCAAATCGGCGCAATCTGGGGAGCCACGGCATGA
- a CDS encoding L-ribulose-5-phosphate 3-epimerase translates to MRKHPLGIYEKALPKHLSWPERLALAKSCGFDFVEMSVDETDERLSRLDWSITQRVALVEAMMEIGVSIPSMCLSAHRRFPFGSHDESVRKRAREVMTKAIKLARDLGIRTLQLAGYDVYYEASDAGTRERFAEGLAWAVEQAAAAQVTLAVEIMDTEFMNSITKWKAWDERLNSPWFSVYPDIGNLSAWGNDIASELALGIDRIAAIHLKDTYPVTATSKGQFRDVPFGDGCVDFTGFFRTLGALNYRGAFLIEMWTETAAEPVLEIIKARQWIEAKMQEGEFAC, encoded by the coding sequence ATGAGAAAACATCCGCTGGGCATCTATGAAAAAGCGCTGCCCAAACACCTGAGCTGGCCGGAAAGACTGGCGCTGGCGAAAAGCTGCGGCTTTGATTTTGTCGAAATGTCGGTGGATGAAACCGATGAGCGCCTGTCGCGCCTCGACTGGAGCATTACGCAGCGCGTCGCGCTGGTCGAAGCGATGATGGAAATCGGCGTCTCCATTCCGTCGATGTGCCTTTCCGCACACCGCCGTTTTCCGTTCGGCAGCCACGATGAAAGCGTCCGCAAGCGGGCGCGGGAAGTGATGACCAAAGCCATCAAACTGGCACGCGATTTGGGTATCCGTACCTTACAGCTGGCCGGTTATGACGTGTATTACGAAGCGTCCGATGCCGGTACCCGCGAACGTTTTGCCGAAGGACTGGCGTGGGCAGTGGAACAGGCCGCCGCCGCGCAGGTCACGCTGGCGGTCGAAATCATGGACACCGAATTCATGAATTCGATAACCAAGTGGAAAGCGTGGGATGAACGCCTGAATTCACCGTGGTTTAGCGTGTACCCGGACATCGGCAATCTCAGCGCGTGGGGAAACGACATTGCGTCGGAGCTGGCGCTGGGCATTGACCGCATCGCCGCCATCCACCTGAAAGATACCTATCCGGTCACCGCGACCTCAAAAGGTCAGTTCCGCGATGTGCCGTTCGGCGACGGCTGCGTCGATTTCACCGGCTTTTTCCGCACGCTGGGCGCGCTGAATTATCGCGGCGCATTCCTCATCGAAATGTGGACGGAAACTGCCGCCGAGCCGGTGCTGGAAATCATCAAAGCCCGTCAGTGGATTGAAGCCAAAATGCAGGAAGGAGAATTCGCATGTTAG
- a CDS encoding MFS transporter, translating to MNKNSDTLQSNRLLKEIPKQRWLRIIPPILIACIISYMDRVNIAFAMPGGMDADLGITASMAGLAGGIFFIGYLFLQVPGGKIAVHGSGKKFIGWSLVAWVIISILTGLVTNHYQLLFLRFALGVAEGGMLPVVLTMISNWFPDAERGRANAIVIMFVPIAGIITAPLSGLIISALDWRWLFIIEGLLSAVVLVMWVLTVCDRPQEARWISPEEKNWLISTLAAEQKAIAGKEVRNASLGAVLANRTMWQLIALNFFYQTGIYGYTLWLPTILKELTHSTMGQVGVLAILPYIGAVAGMLLFSSLSDRTGKRKLYVFLPLLGFAACMFLSVMLKNTVWLSYAALVGCGFFLQSAAGVFWTIPAKLFSAEMAGGARGVINALGNLGGFCGPYAVGLLITFYSKDAGVYCLAISLTLAALMALLLPARCDVPAQSANKLPDSRPTAA from the coding sequence ATGAATAAAAACTCTGATACTCTGCAAAGCAACCGGTTATTAAAAGAAATACCTAAGCAACGCTGGCTTCGAATTATTCCGCCCATCCTGATCGCCTGCATTATTTCTTATATGGACAGGGTGAATATTGCCTTTGCGATGCCAGGCGGAATGGACGCGGATTTGGGTATTACCGCATCCATGGCCGGACTGGCGGGCGGAATATTTTTTATCGGCTATTTATTCCTGCAAGTGCCGGGCGGAAAAATCGCGGTTCACGGCAGCGGTAAGAAATTCATCGGCTGGTCGCTGGTCGCGTGGGTCATTATTTCGATTCTCACCGGCCTGGTGACGAATCATTATCAGCTGTTATTCCTGCGCTTCGCACTGGGCGTGGCAGAAGGCGGCATGTTGCCGGTCGTGCTGACGATGATCAGCAACTGGTTCCCCGATGCCGAACGCGGCAGGGCGAATGCGATTGTGATCATGTTTGTGCCGATCGCCGGGATCATCACCGCCCCGCTCTCGGGCCTGATCATCAGCGCACTCGACTGGCGCTGGCTGTTTATCATTGAAGGGCTGCTTTCCGCCGTCGTTCTGGTGATGTGGGTACTGACCGTTTGCGACCGCCCGCAGGAAGCGCGGTGGATTTCGCCCGAGGAGAAAAACTGGCTGATATCGACGCTGGCCGCCGAACAGAAAGCCATTGCCGGGAAAGAAGTCAGAAACGCCTCGCTCGGCGCGGTGCTGGCCAACCGGACGATGTGGCAGCTTATCGCCCTGAATTTCTTCTACCAGACCGGCATTTACGGCTACACCCTGTGGCTGCCGACCATCCTGAAAGAACTCACGCATTCCACCATGGGACAGGTCGGCGTCCTCGCGATCCTTCCTTACATCGGCGCCGTCGCGGGTATGTTGCTGTTCTCCTCGCTGTCAGACCGCACCGGTAAACGCAAACTGTACGTGTTCCTGCCTCTGCTGGGCTTTGCGGCCTGCATGTTCCTGTCGGTGATGCTGAAAAATACCGTCTGGCTTTCGTATGCCGCGCTGGTCGGCTGCGGCTTCTTCCTGCAATCCGCCGCCGGGGTGTTCTGGACCATTCCCGCCAAGCTTTTCAGTGCAGAAATGGCCGGTGGCGCACGCGGTGTGATTAACGCGCTGGGCAATCTGGGCGGATTCTGCGGGCCGTATGCCGTCGGCCTGCTCATCACCTTCTACAGCAAAGACGCCGGTGTTTATTGTCTGGCGATCTCACTCACGCTGGCGGCACTGATGGCATTGCTGTTGCCTGCCCGGTGTGACGTTCCGGCGCAATCGGCGAACAAATTACCCGACAGCCGTCCGACAGCAGCCTGA